The Acidimicrobiia bacterium DNA window CACGGGGCCGACTGGTGGTGGCTCCTGCCCCTCGCCGTCGCCGGACTCCTAACGCTTTCGGTCAGCCACGCGACCCGACCGCGATCTCGGTGAGCCAATCGTTGGCCGCGGGCACTGGTCCCGGCAGGGATGGCGCAGGTCGGCTGACGTAGCCGAACATCGGCAGTGCTCAGGCGGATGAGGAAGAGCGTTCGCCGCCTGGGCCGGTTCGTTAACTTTGATGTGAGGCGGCCATCAGGTCGGCGAGGTCGTCGGGCTCCAGCATTGAGGGTGGCACGTCGGGCCCCCACGCGTACAGAGCGCGAAGCGACGGTTCCCAGGTTCCTGGTGTCCAGAGTTGGTCGTCAGTGATGGTGTCCATGTCCGAGTAGTACTCAGAGAAGTTGCCGGCTGGGTCTCGCAGGTACCAGAAGAAGTTCGAGCCGATGAAGTGACGGCCGAGCCCCCAGGTGTGACGCTCCGGGTGACCGTCGAGCATCCGCGTGGCTCCGCGGCCAACTTCGTCGACATCTTCGACCTGCCAGGACGTGTGATGCAGGAACGCCACCGGCGACGGCTGGATCAGCAGGTTGTGATGGTCGGTGGAGCACCGCAGGAACGCGGCCACGCCCCGGACTTCGTCGCTCACCTTGAAGCCGACGCCGTCGACGAAGAAGCGCTGCGAAGCGTCGGGGTCGGGCGTGCCAATGACGACGTGCCCCAGTTTGCGGGGGCGGATCGGTTCGTCGCGCAGGACGGCTGGTGCACGACGGTTCGTTCGCTCGGCACGTCCGGGCCCGTTGTACGGCCCGATCGCGGCTGGATCTTGTGCGATCCGGGGCAGCACCTCGATCAAGGCTCGAGCGCCGCTACGAACCTCGACTGCGCTGACGCTGCCAGGGTCGCGCTGGCTCGTGACCCCGAGTCTGGCGAGTCGGTCGGCAACGCGGTCCAAGTCGTCGGGGTCGTCGGCTCCGATACACAACTCGACGAGCCGACGGGTGGGGCTCTCGATGATGCGAAGCTGCTCCCCGCCATCGCGGGTCGAAAAGCAGGCACCGTCACGGGTCAGCCCGAACTCGTCGTAGTACCGAGCCGTTGCTTCGACGTTGGGGACGCCGATCGTGATCGACGCCAGTCTGTGCAAGGCCACGACGTCCTCTCAGCTCGACGGCCGACCAGCCGGGTTGGCGATGGTCATCGATGTGCCCGCTGCGGTACCCGGCACACGTTCGTCAGGGTGCCAATGCCTTCGATCGTGGTCGTGATCACGTCCCCGTCGCCGAGGAACCGGAGACTTGCGGCGCCGACCCCGTCCGGCGTGCCGGTGAAGATGAGATCGCCGGGGCTGAGGCTGAGGATGCTGGACAGGTAGCTGATCAGGGTCGGGATGTCGAAGATCAGGTTCGACGTGCGATCCTCTTGGCGTCGCTCATGATTGACGTCACAGGTGATCAGCAGGTCACCGGGGTTGGCGAAAGAGTCAGTGGAGACGACGACCGGGCCGATCGGCCCGTAGGTGTCCCGGGACTTGCCCAGATCGAAGTGGGCGGGCTCGGCCGCGAACTGCAAGGCCCGGTCGGAGATGTCCTGCCCGACGGTCAGCCCACCGACGTGGCCCCACGCGTCCTCGCGCCTGATATCGCGACCCCCACGGCCGATCACGACCACGAGCTCCGCTTCGTAGTCGTCGGTGCTTCCGCCAAGGATGACGAGGTCGGTGGGCCCGGCAAGACAGCTCGGGAACTTCGTGAAGATGAGCGGCGCGTCCGGCACCTTCATCTTGGACTCGTCCACA harbors:
- a CDS encoding VOC family protein: MALHRLASITIGVPNVEATARYYDEFGLTRDGACFSTRDGGEQLRIIESPTRRLVELCIGADDPDDLDRVADRLARLGVTSQRDPGSVSAVEVRSGARALIEVLPRIAQDPAAIGPYNGPGRAERTNRRAPAVLRDEPIRPRKLGHVVIGTPDPDASQRFFVDGVGFKVSDEVRGVAAFLRCSTDHHNLLIQPSPVAFLHHTSWQVEDVDEVGRGATRMLDGHPERHTWGLGRHFIGSNFFWYLRDPAGNFSEYYSDMDTITDDQLWTPGTWEPSLRALYAWGPDVPPSMLEPDDLADLMAASHQS
- a CDS encoding fumarylacetoacetate hydrolase family protein; this translates as MTFRFANVDGRSALVDSDGRWFDASRVSGGVISADPMGAWRRLDELHQAAGTIREAVPDGNIRDAGVRPPIPSPRSVFAVGLNYRSHVDESKMKVPDAPLIFTKFPSCLAGPTDLVILGGSTDDYEAELVVVIGRGGRDIRREDAWGHVGGLTVGQDISDRALQFAAEPAHFDLGKSRDTYGPIGPVVVSTDSFANPGDLLITCDVNHERRQEDRTSNLIFDIPTLISYLSSILSLSPGDLIFTGTPDGVGAASLRFLGDGDVITTTIEGIGTLTNVCRVPQRAHR